In Deinococcus sonorensis KR-87, a single window of DNA contains:
- a CDS encoding GGDEF domain-containing protein, giving the protein MTVGGAAAWVLVLIVLDQPRDVHAASLAAGVLWTALTAALALHPPFVRHIGLWATAIVAALYAYAFGSALFIAPTPDALRDFALTGHAVYLFAFLVLGKRGGALASGVFLGMITLLVIAALLVGHVVLPFAETRLILAFLGMSVLDVSALYAFAQLFERDVAARSMLEALAQYALTDPLTQLPNRRALEERLEEAVARGERHGLPFALLFIDLDHFKQVNDTHGHAVGDALLQAVARRLGGAVGQADVLARISGDEFVVILGDRHPEQGARAAIERIRQALAVPETHEGLQLTIEASIGASIYPRDGTSARDLLRRADEQMYRAKGAARQARP; this is encoded by the coding sequence ATGACCGTTGGCGGCGCGGCCGCCTGGGTGCTCGTCCTGATCGTGCTCGACCAGCCGCGTGATGTGCACGCCGCCTCACTGGCCGCCGGGGTGCTCTGGACGGCCTTGACGGCCGCGCTCGCGCTGCATCCACCCTTCGTGCGCCACATCGGCCTGTGGGCCACCGCGATTGTCGCGGCCCTCTACGCGTATGCGTTTGGCTCGGCCCTGTTCATCGCGCCCACGCCGGACGCGCTGCGTGACTTCGCGCTGACCGGGCACGCCGTGTACCTGTTCGCCTTTCTGGTGCTCGGCAAGCGGGGCGGCGCGCTCGCTTCGGGGGTGTTCCTGGGGATGATCACGCTGCTGGTCATCGCCGCCCTCCTGGTGGGCCACGTCGTGCTGCCGTTCGCGGAAACGCGCTTGATCCTCGCGTTTCTGGGCATGAGCGTGCTTGACGTCAGCGCGCTGTACGCGTTCGCGCAGCTGTTTGAACGCGACGTCGCCGCCCGCAGCATGCTCGAGGCGCTCGCGCAGTATGCGCTGACCGACCCCCTCACGCAGCTGCCCAACCGACGCGCCCTGGAGGAACGGCTCGAAGAGGCCGTGGCGCGTGGGGAGCGTCACGGCCTGCCCTTCGCCCTGCTCTTCATCGACCTCGACCACTTCAAGCAGGTGAACGACACGCACGGGCACGCCGTGGGCGACGCGCTCCTCCAGGCGGTCGCGCGTCGCCTGGGCGGCGCGGTGGGGCAGGCCGACGTGCTGGCCCGCATCAGCGGCGACGAGTTCGTCGTGATCCTCGGTGACCGGCACCCCGAGCAGGGGGCGCGCGCCGCGATCGAGCGCATCCGCCAGGCCCTCGCGGTGCCCGAGACGCACGAGGGCCTGCAGCTGACGATCGAAGCGAGCATCGGCGCGAGCATCTACCCCAGGGACGGCACGAGTGCGCGAGACCTGCTGAGGCGAGCTGATGAGCAGATGTACCGGGCCAAAGGTGCTGCCCGTCAAGCGCGGCCGTGA
- a CDS encoding amidase — protein sequence MSEPALHFASIADIGALYRSRALSPVELTRSCLERIAALDTTLNAFITVTAEQALRQARQAEDDLHAGVDRGPLHGIPVALKDLVETAGIRTTCASRILRDHVPPRDAALVRRLSAAGAVTLGKTNMSEFAMGVPHPDHGQTNNPWAPARTAGASSGGSAAAVAAGLCFAAVGTDTGGSIRIPASYCGLAGLKPTYGLVDLTGVFPLSWSLDHAGPLARSSADAALMLDAMTGQRHPASAQLRGLRFGVMQASGPGVEPDVSALFAAACQALQAAGAELHDVEVPELELADAALLNVLLPEASAVHARWIAERPAEYAAVTRQQLQLGFAIPAVTHVRAQQYRRHLTRQFLTQLERVDALLSPTVAFVAPERDPDLTGTQGALEGLRTGPHNLTGLPALTVNVGFDADGLPVGLQVVTPPMTDHRCLAIGAALEGLLPHARRHPSLA from the coding sequence ATGAGTGAGCCGGCCCTGCACTTCGCGAGCATCGCGGACATCGGCGCGCTGTACCGGTCGCGTGCGCTGTCGCCCGTCGAACTCACCCGCTCGTGCCTGGAGCGAATCGCCGCGCTGGACACCACCCTCAACGCCTTCATCACCGTGACGGCCGAGCAGGCCCTCCGGCAGGCCCGTCAGGCCGAGGACGACCTGCACGCGGGAGTGGACCGCGGACCGCTGCACGGCATCCCGGTCGCGCTCAAGGACCTGGTCGAGACCGCCGGCATCCGGACCACCTGCGCGTCCCGGATCCTGCGCGACCACGTGCCGCCACGCGACGCCGCGCTCGTGCGGCGGCTGTCGGCGGCCGGCGCGGTCACGCTCGGCAAGACCAACATGTCGGAGTTCGCCATGGGCGTGCCGCACCCGGACCACGGGCAGACCAATAACCCGTGGGCCCCGGCCCGCACAGCCGGGGCGTCCAGTGGCGGTTCGGCGGCGGCGGTGGCGGCCGGCCTGTGCTTCGCGGCGGTCGGCACCGACACCGGCGGGTCCATCCGCATTCCCGCCAGCTACTGCGGGCTGGCGGGCCTGAAACCCACGTATGGCCTGGTGGACCTCACGGGCGTGTTCCCGCTCTCGTGGTCGCTCGATCACGCCGGCCCGCTGGCGCGCAGCAGTGCCGACGCCGCGCTGATGCTGGACGCCATGACCGGCCAGCGGCACCCGGCGTCCGCCCAGCTGCGCGGCCTGCGCTTCGGCGTGATGCAGGCGAGTGGGCCCGGGGTCGAGCCGGACGTGAGCGCGTTGTTTGCGGCGGCGTGCCAGGCCCTGCAGGCGGCGGGCGCCGAGCTGCACGACGTGGAGGTGCCGGAACTCGAGCTGGCCGACGCGGCGCTGCTGAACGTGCTGCTTCCGGAGGCCAGCGCCGTTCACGCCCGCTGGATCGCGGAGCGGCCGGCCGAGTATGCCGCGGTGACGCGCCAGCAGCTGCAGCTGGGCTTCGCCATTCCGGCCGTCACGCACGTGCGGGCCCAGCAGTACCGCCGTCACCTGACCCGGCAGTTCCTGACGCAGCTGGAGCGGGTGGACGCGCTGCTCTCGCCGACGGTGGCCTTCGTGGCGCCGGAGCGCGATCCGGACCTCACGGGAACCCAGGGCGCGCTGGAGGGCCTCCGGACCGGCCCGCACAACCTCACCGGCCTGCCCGCCCTCACCGTGAACGTCGGCTTCGACGCGGATGGTCTCCCGGTGGGCCTGCAGGTGGTGACCCCACCCATGACCGACCATCGGTGCCTCGCGATCGGTGCGGCCCTGGAAGGGCTGCTTCCGCATGCCCGCCGCCACCCCTCACTGGCCTGA
- a CDS encoding NAD(P)-binding domain-containing protein, translated as MPDLPDPPSRLAPPGVALKTDIVVIGGGQAGLSAAYHLKRAGLEGRTGFVLLDAASAPGGAWQFRWPTLTLSTVNRIHDLPGLPFSDVVAPGETHVQARVAVPRYFAAYERTFDLPVLRPVRVTLVTRHGGRFKVETDRGDFSARGLINATGTWETPYIPTYPGMERFRGQQLHTRDYHSAQAFAGRHVVVVGGGISALQLLDEVSQVTTTTWVTRRPPVFREGPFDAQAGHAAVALVEDRVRRGLPPASVVSVTGLPVTPAVDAMRARGVLRARPMFSDIVEDGVRWADGTRLHADVILWCTGFRSSLDHLAPLMLREPDAAGGIVMTGRLATQVAKDPRVHLVGYGPSASTIGANRAGRAAVSELLATLRAG; from the coding sequence ATGCCCGACCTGCCTGACCCGCCCTCCAGACTGGCGCCTCCCGGCGTGGCGCTGAAAACCGACATCGTCGTGATCGGGGGCGGCCAGGCGGGGCTGTCCGCGGCCTACCACCTCAAGCGGGCCGGCCTGGAAGGCCGCACGGGCTTTGTCCTGCTGGATGCCGCTTCGGCCCCTGGGGGCGCGTGGCAGTTTCGCTGGCCCACCCTGACGCTGAGCACCGTCAACCGCATTCATGACCTGCCGGGTCTGCCGTTCTCGGACGTGGTGGCGCCCGGCGAGACGCACGTGCAGGCCAGGGTCGCCGTCCCACGGTATTTCGCGGCGTACGAGCGAACCTTCGACCTTCCGGTGCTGCGGCCGGTCCGGGTCACGCTGGTGACGCGGCACGGCGGGCGCTTCAAGGTGGAGACCGACCGGGGGGACTTCTCCGCCCGGGGCCTGATCAACGCCACCGGCACCTGGGAAACCCCGTACATCCCCACTTATCCTGGGATGGAGCGCTTCCGCGGTCAGCAGCTGCACACCCGGGACTACCACTCGGCCCAGGCGTTCGCCGGCCGGCACGTCGTGGTGGTGGGTGGCGGCATCTCCGCCCTGCAGCTGCTCGACGAGGTTTCACAGGTCACCACCACCACCTGGGTAACGCGCCGGCCCCCGGTGTTCCGCGAGGGGCCGTTTGACGCGCAGGCGGGGCATGCGGCCGTGGCCCTGGTGGAAGACCGGGTCCGGCGTGGCCTCCCCCCGGCCTCGGTGGTGTCGGTCACCGGGCTCCCCGTCACGCCGGCCGTGGACGCGATGCGGGCGCGGGGGGTGCTGCGGGCGCGGCCGATGTTCAGCGACATTGTCGAGGATGGCGTCCGCTGGGCGGACGGGACGCGGCTCCACGCGGACGTGATCCTCTGGTGCACCGGCTTTCGCAGTTCCCTGGATCACCTGGCCCCGCTGATGCTGCGCGAGCCGGACGCCGCGGGCGGCATCGTGATGACCGGGCGTCTGGCCACGCAGGTGGCGAAGGACCCCCGCGTCCATCTGGTCGGGTATGGCCCGTCCGCCTCCACCATCGGCGCCAACCGGGCGGGCCGCGCGGCCGTGAGCGAACTGCTGGCGACCCTGCGGGCCGGATGA
- a CDS encoding glycoside hydrolase family 43 protein, whose translation MTDPHSQPAGGAALTSGNPVFPGWYADPELHVFSGPDGERRYYIYPTGSADFTRQASFECWSSANLTDWVNHGTILDFRDVPWSTNYAAWAPSCAQSPRDGKFYFYFSAGDGAGIGVAVSDSPSGPFRDAIGLPLIRDYLHGAQPIDAHCFVDDDHQAYLYYGGHGHCVVAPLTPTMCAVHRAPREITPSPGYVEAPFMVKRRGVYYLMWSEGDWADSTYLAAYGVSDSPLGPFTYGGRILENHPDVALGAGHHSVLRLPGTEDEWVICYHRRPLGETNMHHRVTCIDRLVFRDDGSIAPVTLTHHGVPAHPATAG comes from the coding sequence ATGACTGATCCACACAGCCAGCCTGCCGGCGGCGCGGCCCTCACCAGTGGCAACCCGGTGTTTCCCGGCTGGTACGCCGACCCGGAGCTGCATGTGTTCTCCGGCCCGGACGGCGAGAGGCGCTATTACATCTATCCGACCGGGTCGGCGGACTTCACGCGCCAGGCGTCCTTCGAGTGCTGGTCCAGCGCCAACCTGACCGACTGGGTCAACCACGGCACCATCCTCGACTTCCGCGACGTGCCGTGGAGCACCAACTACGCCGCCTGGGCGCCGTCCTGCGCCCAATCCCCCAGGGACGGAAAGTTCTACTTCTATTTCTCCGCCGGTGACGGCGCGGGCATCGGCGTGGCCGTGTCGGACTCGCCCAGCGGTCCGTTCCGGGACGCGATCGGGCTGCCGCTGATCCGTGACTACCTGCATGGCGCCCAGCCGATCGACGCGCACTGCTTCGTGGACGATGACCACCAGGCGTACCTGTACTACGGCGGTCACGGCCATTGTGTGGTGGCGCCGCTGACGCCCACCATGTGCGCCGTGCACCGGGCGCCGCGCGAGATCACGCCCAGCCCCGGTTACGTGGAGGCGCCGTTCATGGTGAAGCGGCGCGGGGTGTACTACCTGATGTGGAGCGAAGGCGACTGGGCGGACAGCACGTACCTGGCCGCGTACGGGGTGTCGGACAGTCCCCTCGGGCCGTTCACGTACGGCGGGCGGATCCTGGAGAACCATCCGGACGTCGCCCTGGGGGCGGGGCACCACTCGGTGCTGCGGCTGCCCGGGACGGAGGACGAATGGGTGATCTGTTATCACCGGCGGCCGCTGGGCGAGACGAACATGCACCACCGGGTGACGTGCATCGACCGGCTGGTGTTCCGTGACGATGGCAGCATCGCGCCGGTGACGCTGACCCACCACGGCGTGCCGGCCCACCCCGCCACCGCCGGCTGA
- a CDS encoding GGDEF domain-containing protein: protein MLAALLDPPPASVHEQQFRRQALLTIISISLLTSIFALVVGFPLHWTMGVQVGLAVLILKNVLFLMWIRAWPQHAPVIGTLYFAILAGTGVYKVAQAVLVEQVVNGLGIYSYWLPLAYVVAFLVFRASAALAASVSLLAALTVTVLAYIVMGSGGSDAERGHTVLLVQLLLSHVTFISFLALFSVLQGRYVSSIARAESEAQAAYLDVLTGLPNRRQLMLWLASALSRAEERQEPLSVILFDLDHFKLVNDTYGHEYGDVVLQRTGAAVRDTLRRGSLVGRWGGEEFLVVVPSTTVDEARTMAERLRLSIAGISDERHAVTVSLGVAQVRTGESLQGFLKRADEALYAAKHAGRNQVKAA, encoded by the coding sequence GTGCTGGCCGCTCTGCTCGACCCTCCTCCTGCTTCTGTCCACGAACAGCAGTTTCGGCGGCAGGCGCTGCTGACGATCATCAGCATTTCCCTGCTCACGTCGATCTTCGCGCTGGTGGTGGGCTTTCCGCTGCACTGGACTATGGGGGTTCAGGTCGGGCTGGCGGTGCTGATCCTCAAAAATGTGCTGTTCCTGATGTGGATCAGGGCGTGGCCTCAGCACGCGCCAGTGATCGGCACGCTGTATTTCGCGATTCTGGCCGGCACCGGCGTCTACAAGGTCGCGCAGGCGGTCCTGGTGGAGCAGGTCGTGAACGGCCTGGGCATCTACTCCTACTGGCTGCCGCTCGCGTATGTGGTGGCCTTCCTGGTGTTCCGTGCGTCCGCGGCGCTGGCGGCGTCGGTCAGTCTCCTGGCAGCCCTGACCGTCACCGTCCTGGCGTACATCGTGATGGGGTCCGGGGGATCGGATGCCGAACGCGGGCATACGGTGCTGCTGGTGCAGCTGCTGCTGTCCCACGTCACCTTCATCAGCTTCCTCGCGCTGTTCAGCGTTCTGCAGGGCCGCTATGTCAGCAGCATCGCCCGGGCCGAGAGCGAAGCCCAGGCGGCGTACCTCGATGTTCTGACCGGCCTGCCCAATCGCCGGCAGCTGATGCTGTGGCTCGCCTCCGCGCTCAGTCGGGCCGAGGAACGGCAGGAGCCGTTGAGTGTGATCCTGTTCGATCTCGACCACTTCAAGCTGGTGAACGACACGTACGGCCACGAGTACGGCGACGTGGTGCTGCAGCGCACCGGGGCGGCCGTGCGGGACACGCTGCGGCGCGGCAGCCTGGTTGGCCGCTGGGGCGGCGAGGAGTTTCTGGTGGTGGTCCCGTCCACCACCGTGGACGAAGCGCGGACCATGGCCGAGCGCCTCCGGTTGAGCATCGCCGGCATCAGCGATGAGCGCCACGCCGTCACGGTCAGTCTGGGCGTCGCGCAGGTGCGGACCGGCGAGTCGCTCCAGGGCTTCCTGAAACGCGCCGATGAAGCGCTCTATGCGGCAAAGCATGCGGGCCGCAACCAGGTGAAGGCCGCCTGA
- a CDS encoding NAD(P)/FAD-dependent oxidoreductase: MTTLTADIVVIGAGIIGAASAWRLSERGLKVLLVEQDRPASGSTGKSVAGVRHQFTTEANILLAQHSIAEYAAMPESGYRPEGYLMLVPDTEWAAHLQAVALQHRHGVPTEVLTPAEGQRHAAFSPEGLGGCTYCATDGVVDAHSLTHGYVRRARALGATVLLDSRVTSIARRGRQWHVRVPAGQFEAPLLLNAAGAWSGELGRLAGLDLPVWPARRMVFTTGPMNVQARLPMIFDLHSGVYLRSEGERVIFGRSDPSDRGWREGMNWDWLEPTLKLALARFPVLEQATLDQRASWWGYYELTPDHEPIIGPLPGAEGWINACGFSGHGVMQAAAIARVAAQLAVNDVPFLDVTPFQYERFAGGRHLNPDIQL, encoded by the coding sequence GTGACGACCCTCACGGCCGACATCGTGGTGATCGGGGCCGGCATCATCGGCGCGGCGAGCGCCTGGCGGCTCTCCGAGCGCGGCCTGAAGGTGCTGCTGGTCGAACAGGACCGCCCGGCCAGCGGCTCGACCGGTAAGAGCGTGGCGGGCGTGCGTCATCAGTTCACCACCGAAGCGAACATCCTGCTGGCCCAGCACAGCATCGCCGAGTACGCGGCCATGCCCGAATCCGGCTACCGTCCGGAGGGCTACCTGATGCTGGTGCCGGACACCGAATGGGCCGCGCACCTGCAGGCCGTCGCGTTGCAGCACCGTCACGGCGTGCCCACCGAGGTGCTGACCCCAGCCGAAGGCCAGCGGCACGCGGCCTTCAGCCCAGAGGGGCTGGGCGGCTGCACCTACTGCGCCACCGACGGCGTGGTGGACGCCCACAGCCTGACGCACGGCTATGTCCGGCGGGCGCGGGCGCTGGGCGCGACCGTGCTGCTGGACAGCCGCGTGACGAGCATCGCCCGCCGCGGGCGGCAGTGGCACGTCCGCGTCCCCGCAGGTCAGTTCGAAGCGCCGCTGCTGCTGAATGCCGCCGGCGCGTGGTCCGGTGAACTCGGCCGGCTGGCCGGGCTGGACCTGCCCGTCTGGCCAGCCCGGCGGATGGTGTTCACCACCGGTCCGATGAACGTGCAGGCACGCCTGCCGATGATCTTCGACCTGCACAGCGGGGTGTACCTGCGGTCCGAAGGTGAACGGGTGATCTTCGGACGCTCGGATCCCAGCGACCGCGGCTGGCGCGAAGGCATGAACTGGGACTGGCTGGAACCCACCCTGAAGCTCGCCCTGGCACGCTTCCCCGTGCTGGAGCAGGCCACGCTCGATCAGCGGGCGAGCTGGTGGGGGTACTACGAACTCACCCCGGACCACGAGCCGATCATCGGCCCCCTGCCGGGGGCGGAGGGATGGATCAACGCCTGCGGCTTTTCCGGGCACGGGGTCATGCAGGCGGCCGCGATCGCGCGCGTCGCGGCGCAGCTGGCCGTGAACGACGTTCCCTTCCTTGACGTCACGCCCTTCCAGTACGAACGATTCGCGGGCGGACGGCATCTCAACCCCGACATTCAGCTGTGA
- a CDS encoding SDR family NAD(P)-dependent oxidoreductase — protein sequence MSADIRSRFTGKVVLVTGAGGGIGRAVALRFAAEGARVAVNDINQPAVQAVVDEITAAGGAALATPADVSAREAVEAMFARVEAELGYVDVLYNNAGLIDTTRHFLEADEAWWDRIIGVNLKSVFLCSHRAAGVMARRRRGVIISTSSGGATRAHRGNVAYDATKGGIEAMTRAMALDLAPYGVRVNGVVPGFINTYGLSEAQLRERAQTVPLGRYGVAEDMTGAALFLASDDAAYITGQFISVDGGVLVQQRSANVDTFPVEGFPVVDADLA from the coding sequence ATGAGTGCAGACATCCGCAGCAGGTTCACAGGCAAAGTGGTGCTCGTCACCGGGGCGGGCGGCGGCATCGGACGGGCGGTGGCGCTCAGGTTCGCCGCGGAGGGCGCCCGGGTCGCGGTCAACGACATCAACCAGCCGGCGGTTCAGGCGGTGGTGGACGAGATCACGGCGGCAGGCGGTGCCGCCCTGGCCACGCCGGCGGACGTCTCGGCGCGTGAGGCGGTCGAAGCGATGTTCGCCCGGGTGGAGGCGGAACTCGGGTATGTCGATGTGCTGTACAACAACGCGGGACTGATCGACACCACCCGGCACTTCCTGGAGGCCGACGAGGCGTGGTGGGACCGGATCATCGGCGTGAACCTCAAGAGCGTCTTTCTCTGCTCCCACCGGGCGGCGGGCGTGATGGCGCGGCGGCGCCGGGGGGTGATCATCAGCACCTCCTCGGGCGGCGCGACCCGCGCCCACCGGGGCAACGTCGCCTACGACGCGACCAAGGGCGGCATCGAGGCGATGACCCGGGCGATGGCCCTCGACCTCGCCCCTTACGGCGTGCGGGTCAACGGTGTGGTGCCGGGCTTCATCAACACCTACGGTCTGAGCGAGGCGCAGCTGCGCGAACGCGCGCAGACGGTGCCGCTGGGGCGCTACGGGGTGGCGGAGGACATGACCGGCGCGGCCCTGTTCCTCGCGTCGGACGACGCGGCGTACATCACCGGGCAGTTCATCTCGGTGGACGGCGGCGTGCTCGTGCAGCAGCGCTCGGCGAACGTGGACACCTTCCCGGTCGAGGGTTTCCCGGTGGTGGACGCCGACCTGGCGTGA
- a CDS encoding RNA polymerase sigma factor: protein MTLNDPSVPAWPAHPAPLSTLEDRVLARLAVRDDRAFEVLVRRHAPAVHRLAASMVGPGAADDVVQDVFISVHRGLRRFRGDALFSTWLHRITLNACRQALKARRFIPLDEAPESPASHDPVRAGEQAQLRAQLAAALQSLPPDQREAVTLREVAGLEYADIARVTGAELGTVKSRIHRGRAALRAWLTRAGFTP from the coding sequence GTGACCTTGAATGACCCTTCCGTTCCTGCCTGGCCGGCTCATCCGGCGCCGCTGTCGACCCTGGAGGACCGGGTCCTGGCGCGGCTGGCCGTCCGCGACGACCGGGCGTTCGAGGTGCTGGTGAGGCGCCACGCGCCCGCTGTGCACCGGCTGGCCGCCAGCATGGTGGGTCCCGGCGCAGCGGACGATGTGGTGCAGGACGTGTTCATCTCGGTGCACCGGGGGCTGCGGCGCTTCCGGGGAGACGCGCTGTTCAGCACGTGGCTGCACCGCATCACCCTCAACGCCTGCCGCCAGGCCCTGAAAGCGCGCCGGTTCATCCCACTGGATGAGGCGCCGGAGTCGCCGGCGTCCCATGACCCGGTCCGCGCTGGGGAGCAGGCGCAGCTGCGCGCGCAGCTGGCGGCCGCCCTCCAGAGTCTGCCGCCGGACCAGCGCGAGGCCGTCACCCTGCGGGAGGTCGCGGGGCTGGAGTACGCGGACATCGCCCGGGTCACCGGCGCGGAGCTGGGCACCGTCAAGAGTCGCATCCACCGGGGCCGCGCCGCGCTGCGCGCGTGGCTCACCCGCGCCGGGTTCACGCCATGA
- a CDS encoding transcriptional regulator, producing MVGRASRAWALLALLSAHAAAGATADGLWTALNRARTFTARGQVDVTVNFPPRAEPTRRAAQLPAVPFRPALLRRNFRVVLAGEEQVAGRVATRYDLTPGNPGASRWTVWVDVAWQVPLAFEERRPGGALARRASFLNVNATLAAVHRPLPSPPAGLRAAVLQALPGLQLPDDFTPVEVARQGGRWTVTLSDGVNVLALVIAPSGVRAAPGVVSRRVDGRFVWLVGALPQGDLSGALTDLRRLRPALLEPFVRPLP from the coding sequence GTGGTAGGGCGCGCCTCCCGGGCCTGGGCGCTGCTCGCTCTGCTCAGCGCCCACGCGGCTGCCGGGGCCACCGCGGACGGCCTGTGGACGGCCCTGAACCGCGCCCGGACCTTCACGGCGCGCGGCCAGGTGGACGTCACCGTGAACTTCCCGCCGCGGGCGGAGCCGACCCGCCGCGCCGCGCAGCTCCCGGCCGTGCCGTTCCGCCCGGCACTGCTGCGGCGGAACTTCCGCGTCGTGCTGGCCGGCGAGGAGCAGGTGGCCGGCCGAGTCGCGACGCGGTACGACCTCACGCCCGGCAATCCCGGGGCGAGCCGCTGGACGGTGTGGGTGGACGTGGCCTGGCAGGTGCCGCTGGCGTTCGAGGAGCGCCGACCCGGCGGGGCACTGGCGCGCCGGGCCAGCTTTCTCAACGTGAACGCCACCCTGGCGGCCGTCCACCGCCCGCTGCCGTCCCCGCCTGCGGGCCTGCGCGCCGCCGTGCTGCAGGCGCTGCCGGGCCTGCAGCTGCCGGACGACTTCACGCCGGTCGAGGTGGCGCGCCAGGGTGGCCGCTGGACGGTGACGCTCTCCGATGGGGTGAACGTGCTGGCGCTGGTGATCGCCCCGAGCGGCGTGCGGGCGGCGCCGGGCGTGGTGTCCAGGAGGGTGGATGGCCGCTTTGTCTGGCTGGTCGGCGCGCTCCCGCAGGGGGACCTGAGCGGGGCGCTGACGGACCTGCGGCGGCTGCGTCCGGCCCTGCTCGAACCGTTCGTGCGCCCGCTGCCCTGA